Below is a genomic region from Candidatus Eisenbacteria bacterium.
CGGGCCGATCCGGAGGCGCGAATGCTCGTTCAGCGACGCGCGGAGCTTGTGCGCCCCGAGCACCCAACCGATGAAGATGCACTCGAGGAACCCGCACGTCAGAAGTCCGTACGAGAACGCCCAGTGATCGAAGAGGTCGAGAAGCGAAAGGCCGAGCGTGCCGTTCGAGCGAAGCGCGGGGTCGATGACCGTCGGGATCGCGAAGCAGCACGAACCGGCCGCCCCGATGACCGAGACGACGAGAAGCGTCTTCCTTCGGGAAAACCCGAACTTGTCGATGATCCCCGCCCCGACCGCCTCGATGAGCGACACGGAGGATGTGATCCCCGCCATCAAGAGCAGCGTGAAGAAGAGTACGCCGAAGAGCGCCGTGCCGACCGGAAACGCCCCGATCCCCTCGGGGATCACGAAGAACGTCATGCTGAGCGTGGACGCGCGCGGAACGATCGCGAAGCAGAAGAGGAGCGAGAAGATCGCGATCCCGGCGGCGTATTCGAACGCGCAGTTCAAGAAGCTGATCGTGAGCGCGTTCGTCGGCTGATCCGATTTCCTCGGGAGGTACGACGCGTAGGTCGCCATGATGCCGAACCCGAGCGAAAGGGTGAAGAAGATCTGCGAGAACGCCCCTTGCCAGACCTCCGGATCCTTCATGACTTCAAAGTTCGGAGCGAAAAGAAGAAGGAGTCCCTGCGTCCCATTCGGGAGCGTGATCCCGCGAAGGATCAGAATGAACATGAATAGCCACATGAGCGGGACGCACACCTTGACCAACCCTTCGATCGACTTGGTCCCCCACCAGACGGCCGAGACATTGAGGATCCACACGATGAGGACGTACACCATCGTGTCCCCGCGCGAGACCATGTCGAAGAAGTGAGCCATCGAGTTGGAGAGAACGCCCTTCTCGATGCCGAACGCGCTGACCGCCGTCGGCTGCCAGAGCGAGCCGAACGCGCCGATCAGCATCCCGAGCACCCATCCGAGGATCGTGATGTAGTACATCGTGATGACCGACGCGTTGAGAAGGCCGAACCAGCCGACCCACTCCCCTTTCACGCCGGCGCTCTGGTACATCGCCTCGGGGAAGCCTCGCTGCGCCCGGTGTCCGAGCCCGAGCTCCATCATCATCACCGGGATGCCGAGCAGAACGAGCGCGATGAGGTAGGGGATATAGAACGCGCCCGCACCGAAGCGGTAGGCGTTCGCGCTGAAGAAGACGATGTTGCCGAGCCCGATCGCCGACCCGGACGCGGCCAGAATGAACCCGATCTTGGATTTCCACTGGTCGCGTGCGGCTTCCGCCATGCGCCCCTCCGGAGACGATGCCTCTCTCGGCGGACCGAACGAAAACCTCGGCAAGGAACGGGGAGCTCCGCCTCGGCACGGTCTCGACAAGGTTAAGGAATGCCCCGGCGGGTGTCAACGGCGGCGCCGGCGGGGGGGCGCCGAGGCGGTCTTCGCAACGGGTGCGCTGGATGGAGCGGCCGTTTGTCGAGAACGACGGACGCCCGGTCGATTCGCGTTTTGAGCGACGGCGATACCCTCGCAAACGGTCGTTCTTCGAAATCACGAATCGCGTCTTGGGAGTCTTCCAGGCAGCGAGCAAGCTCTCACCGGAAGAGCGTCTTCACCGCGCTCCACGAGGACTCCGCAGTGCCGATCACCGGGCGACACTCGAAGCTCGCTTCCATCAGGATCTGGACCGGACCGTGGGCATCCTCGAAGGGCAGCGGCGGACAGTAGGGCGCGCCCATCCCGCCGCAGGAAAAGGAATGCGCCGGCGAAGGCGAGTAGCCGGGGCACAAGAGCGGAGCCGCGAGGTTCTTGGCGTTGTTGTCGGTCGCGAGGTAGGGGAGCGTTCCCTT
It encodes:
- a CDS encoding sodium-dependent transporter is translated as MAEAARDQWKSKIGFILAASGSAIGLGNIVFFSANAYRFGAGAFYIPYLIALVLLGIPVMMMELGLGHRAQRGFPEAMYQSAGVKGEWVGWFGLLNASVITMYYITILGWVLGMLIGAFGSLWQPTAVSAFGIEKGVLSNSMAHFFDMVSRGDTMVYVLIVWILNVSAVWWGTKSIEGLVKVCVPLMWLFMFILILRGITLPNGTQGLLLLFAPNFEVMKDPEVWQGAFSQIFFTLSLGFGIMATYASYLPRKSDQPTNALTISFLNCAFEYAAGIAIFSLLFCFAIVPRASTLSMTFFVIPEGIGAFPVGTALFGVLFFTLLLMAGITSSVSLIEAVGAGIIDKFGFSRRKTLLVVSVIGAAGSCCFAIPTVIDPALRSNGTLGLSLLDLFDHWAFSYGLLTCGFLECIFIGWVLGAHKLRASLNEHSRLRIGPIWDWMIKIVIPLVILLVLVNSLRQEFRNGLYGSALETGRLANLHVLVLALYLAFTIGGAFVLTGAGVYHRRRRRRAAILLDEEKR